One Paramisgurnus dabryanus chromosome 8, PD_genome_1.1, whole genome shotgun sequence DNA window includes the following coding sequences:
- the LOC135770399 gene encoding olfactory receptor 52K1-like yields MNANDTSLFNMNVSIVRPEYFFITGLTGVPYSRYYYIFLFCTYIIAVIGNCTVLLIIAFDRSLHSPKYIGVFNLALADFGETNALIPNMMRTFVFESQYISYNACLANMFFVFFFSTTQCSTLVVLAYDRFVAICLPLRYHNIVTNTVMSLICSAVWAFNAFLMALSVYFISRLSLCKSNVIQSFFCDHGPVYRLACNDNSFNSFLGKLNTGLYLIAPLILILLSYLGIFLALSKITTWEGRLKALKTCVSHLLLVTSLFLPIICIYLLALTTYLSPNARIISVSLAYATPPMLNPIIYVLNTAEIKLLIRKVFKNRSLPS; encoded by the coding sequence ATGAATGCCAATGATACCAGTTTGTTCAATATGAATGTCTCAATTGTGCGTCCTGAATACTTTTTCATCACTGGACTTACAGGTGTACCATACAGCCGctattattatattttcttattttgcaCTTACATTATTGCTGTAATTGGGAACTGTACAGTTCTTCTCATTATAGCCTTTGACAGGAGTCTGCACAGCCCAAAGTACATTGGTGTGTTTAATTTGGCTTTGGCTGACTTTGGTGAAACTAATGCTTTGATTCCTAACATGATGAGGACGTTTGTTTTTGAGTCACAGTACATCTCCTACAATGCTTGTTTGGcaaacatgttttttgttttcttctttagTACAACGCAATGTTCAACACTTGTTGTTTTGGCATATGATCGGTTTGTTGCAATTTGCCTGCCACTCAGATAtcacaatattgtgacaaataCTGTCATGTCTTTAATATGTTCAGCAGTATGGGCATTTAATGCATTTCTGATGGCCCTGTCTGTGTATTTTATCAGCCGACTTTCATTGTGTAAATCTAATGTAatacaaagttttttttgtgatcaCGGACCAGTGTATAGGTTGGCTTGTAATGACAATAGCTTTAACTCATTTTTAGGAAAACTTAACACAGGTTTATACCTTATAGCACCGTTGATTCTTATCTTGCTATCATATCTAGGCATTTTTCTTGCCTTGAGTAAAATCACAACTTGGGAAGGACGTTTGAAAGCTTTGAAGACCTGTGTTTCTCACCTGCTGTTGGTAACTTCACTATTTCTTcccattatttgcatttatctATTGGCATTAACAACTTATCTCTCCCCCAATGCAAGAATCATCAGCGTATCTCTAGCATATGCGACTCCGCCAATGTTAAATCCCAtaatttatgttttaaacacagctgaaataaaacttttaattcgaaaagtgtttaaaaacaggTCTTTACCAAGTTAA